The Pantoea sp. At-9b genome includes a window with the following:
- a CDS encoding ASCH domain-containing protein, translating into MKVLLSIKPEFAYLILSGVKKFEFRKSIFKRKDVKTVVIYATMPVGKVIGEFDVGEVISLEPQKLWQITKPYAGITKDFFDDYFNAKKLAFAISVENPREYKNPIAIDEFLPGAIPPQSYRYI; encoded by the coding sequence ATGAAAGTCTTATTGTCAATTAAACCTGAGTTTGCTTACCTTATTCTAAGTGGGGTAAAGAAGTTTGAATTTAGAAAGTCCATCTTTAAAAGAAAAGATGTTAAGACCGTTGTTATTTATGCAACTATGCCTGTTGGTAAAGTGATTGGTGAGTTTGATGTTGGTGAGGTGATTTCTCTGGAGCCTCAAAAGCTTTGGCAAATAACAAAACCTTATGCAGGTATTACCAAAGATTTTTTTGATGACTATTTCAATGCTAAGAAGTTGGCCTTTGCAATATCGGTGGAAAACCCAAGAGAATATAAGAATCCAATAGCGATTGATGAGTTTCTTCCGGGAGCAATTCCGCCTCAATCATATAGGTATATTTAG
- a CDS encoding GNAT family N-acetyltransferase encodes MGLENVMPLTKMCFEKVNLSDPFFDSLKDDYEEFEDWFKRKSELEAYVSHNDLGLIDGFLYLKVENQVLDDMVPMHEMKTRVKLGTFKIDAHGTKLGERFIRVMFDYACRNRIDEIYVTIFDKHVGLISLLTKYGFEFVSRKNKTTKDGQEGVYFKTLIWR; translated from the coding sequence ATGGGCTTGGAGAATGTAATGCCATTAACAAAAATGTGCTTCGAAAAGGTAAACCTGTCAGATCCGTTCTTCGATTCATTGAAAGATGATTATGAAGAGTTTGAAGACTGGTTCAAACGTAAGAGTGAACTTGAAGCTTATGTCTCACATAATGACTTAGGCTTGATTGATGGATTTCTATATTTAAAAGTAGAAAACCAAGTTTTAGATGACATGGTTCCAATGCATGAGATGAAAACACGTGTCAAACTTGGTACATTTAAAATAGATGCTCATGGCACAAAGCTAGGTGAGAGATTTATAAGGGTGATGTTTGATTATGCATGCAGGAATAGAATTGATGAGATTTATGTCACTATATTTGATAAACATGTTGGACTGATTTCTCTTCTTACTAAATATGGCTTTGAATTTGTTTCCAGGAAAAACAAAACTACAAAAGATGGTCAGGAAGGTGTATACTTTAAAACACTAATCTGGAGATGA
- a CDS encoding replication endonuclease, giving the protein MAESLSGLLTGEHHAVNQQRRDFFGMSAPADMSLSERRLWNVNPDDHSWRSQYLHDMPDYLAGYFADRYTRILSGNNGRRRANAFLRQTIGQSVLPRLQFVRSRYRLDAAAQHELPFIKQLDRLPTLDRQDVRDLAYKVASFLSLSLAEFVDKVSMPKETDEQTVTCVAYRYVAELATLTGTQPPYWAEFKGCKGDLPLRKSQSGLLRMMAPEWWRGRLKQMRDLQREHMAIAVGQVQKSASPYVSRGTLAEWVEQKKRNREFFKRFDLVNEETGDRIALDEMVNRSTANPAMRRRELMTRMRGFEDIANETGCVGEFYTLTAPSRYHSVYSQGGFISKWNGSSPRDTQRYLCRVWSRIRAAIAREDIHVFGFRVVEPHHDGTPHWHMLLFMLPEHRERVQQIMLHYACKEDSKELTTPQALKARFHAEPIDPTKGSATGYIAKYISKNIDGYAMEGEKDDETGADMREMAKAVCAWASRWRIRQFQQIGGAPVTVWRELRRLGDIRLPNAKMDAVLASASVASCWASYTMAQGGPLVAREDLVIRLCYEITEMGNDYAEDVQRVQGIYSPHIHDSEVFTRLVKWEKVAKLADASAEAGPSGGIAAPWSSVNNCTGPQRRRLEMELKARGFEGNEEEISLLSRGCSLNAGASRRLFYQNGRLQEAAWER; this is encoded by the coding sequence ATGGCTGAGTCTCTTTCCGGCTTACTTACTGGTGAACACCACGCCGTTAACCAGCAACGGCGTGATTTTTTTGGTATGTCTGCCCCGGCGGATATGTCCCTATCTGAGCGTCGTCTGTGGAACGTCAATCCTGATGATCACAGTTGGCGCAGTCAATATCTGCACGATATGCCGGACTATCTGGCCGGATACTTTGCTGATCGTTATACCCGCATCCTCTCAGGTAACAATGGCCGACGCCGTGCCAATGCGTTTCTACGCCAGACTATCGGCCAGAGTGTATTGCCACGCCTTCAGTTTGTCCGCAGTCGTTATCGTCTGGATGCCGCTGCACAGCATGAACTCCCCTTTATTAAACAGCTTGATCGCCTGCCTACGCTGGACCGTCAGGATGTTCGGGATCTCGCTTATAAAGTAGCTTCGTTCCTGTCGCTCAGTCTGGCTGAGTTTGTCGATAAGGTTTCTATGCCAAAGGAAACCGATGAACAGACCGTTACCTGTGTGGCTTATCGATATGTGGCAGAGCTGGCCACACTGACGGGAACGCAGCCGCCATACTGGGCCGAATTTAAAGGCTGCAAAGGTGATTTGCCTTTGCGCAAATCGCAATCCGGTTTGCTACGCATGATGGCACCGGAATGGTGGCGTGGACGTCTGAAACAGATGCGCGATCTGCAACGGGAACATATGGCGATTGCGGTTGGGCAGGTGCAGAAATCTGCTTCGCCTTATGTCTCGCGCGGCACCCTGGCGGAATGGGTTGAACAGAAGAAGCGTAACCGTGAGTTTTTTAAACGCTTTGACTTGGTGAACGAAGAAACCGGCGACCGCATTGCACTTGATGAAATGGTTAACCGTAGCACCGCGAATCCGGCCATGCGTCGCCGTGAACTGATGACCAGAATGCGCGGTTTTGAGGACATAGCCAACGAAACTGGCTGTGTGGGGGAGTTCTACACTTTGACCGCCCCATCGCGTTATCACTCGGTATATAGCCAGGGTGGCTTTATCTCTAAATGGAATGGCTCAAGCCCACGGGACACACAGCGTTATCTGTGCCGCGTCTGGTCACGTATTCGTGCTGCGATAGCGCGCGAGGACATTCACGTCTTTGGTTTCCGTGTCGTAGAACCTCACCACGATGGCACGCCACACTGGCACATGCTGCTTTTCATGCTGCCGGAACACCGTGAGCGCGTGCAGCAGATCATGCTTCACTATGCCTGTAAGGAAGACAGTAAAGAGCTAACCACGCCGCAGGCGCTGAAAGCCCGTTTTCATGCTGAACCTATCGACCCCACGAAGGGCAGCGCAACAGGCTATATCGCCAAATACATTTCCAAAAATATCGACGGTTATGCAATGGAGGGTGAAAAGGACGATGAAACCGGCGCGGATATGCGTGAAATGGCAAAGGCTGTTTGCGCATGGGCGTCACGCTGGCGTATTCGACAGTTTCAGCAGATTGGCGGTGCGCCGGTCACGGTATGGCGCGAACTGCGCCGCCTGGGCGATATCCGGTTGCCTAACGCAAAGATGGATGCGGTTCTGGCTTCGGCGTCGGTTGCGAGCTGCTGGGCATCTTACACGATGGCGCAGGGCGGCCCGTTGGTAGCGCGGGAGGATTTAGTGATCCGCCTTTGTTATGAAATCACCGAAATGGGCAACGACTACGCCGAAGACGTGCAGCGCGTGCAGGGGATTTACTCGCCTCATATTCATGACTCTGAAGTGTTCACCCGTCTGGTTAAGTGGGAAAAGGTTGCCAAATTGGCCGACGCGTCAGCGGAGGCTGGCCCTTCTGGCGGCATCGCCGCCCCTTGGAGTTCTGTCAATAACTGTACGGGGCCGCAGCGCCGACGGTTAGAGATGGAACTAAAAGCGCGAGGTTTTGAGGGGAATGAAGAGGAAATCAGCCTTCTCTCCAGAGGTTGTAGCCTGAATGCAGGTGCCAGTCGACGGCTTTTCTACCAAAACGGCAGATTGCAGGAGGCAGCATGGGAGCGGTGA
- a CDS encoding DUF5405 family protein, producing MRVSINSSYSVLALESNEPGKPQKLALEKSGWQEIDGVREQVPVTMAVYDSRILLIRDLASDVIGQLVFRGQMNNVTSFVAETRRIAELAEFALLELAKSQAKNG from the coding sequence ATGAGAGTGTCTATCAACAGTAGTTACTCTGTGCTAGCACTGGAATCAAACGAGCCAGGTAAGCCGCAGAAGCTGGCGCTGGAAAAGTCCGGTTGGCAGGAGATTGACGGTGTACGTGAGCAAGTGCCGGTCACTATGGCTGTCTATGACAGCCGTATTCTGCTAATCCGAGATCTGGCCTCAGACGTGATCGGTCAGTTGGTTTTCAGGGGCCAGATGAACAATGTCACGAGCTTTGTGGCGGAAACCCGCCGCATTGCCGAACTGGCCGAGTTTGCACTGTTGGAACTGGCAAAATCTCAGGCTAAGAATGGCTGA
- a CDS encoding TraR/DksA family transcriptional regulator, producing MADSMDLVQQRVQEELARNLANATLRPAGASEFFCLSCGDEIPEARRRALPGVSVCVTCKEISELKGAHCKKAAP from the coding sequence ATGGCTGACTCAATGGATTTAGTGCAGCAGCGTGTGCAGGAGGAGCTGGCGCGCAATCTCGCAAACGCGACATTACGCCCAGCAGGGGCGAGTGAATTTTTCTGCCTGTCATGCGGTGACGAGATCCCCGAAGCACGCCGTCGTGCGCTGCCGGGTGTCTCAGTTTGTGTCACCTGCAAAGAAATCAGCGAGCTGAAAGGTGCACATTGTAAAAAGGCTGCGCCATGA
- a CDS encoding DUF2732 family protein — translation MRNIETRKLKADEDALNVLLSKAKSEQRSDDALAVSVRLAALAIHARQKELTATEIIELLDKESTRFENQSHELH, via the coding sequence ATGCGAAATATCGAAACCCGAAAACTCAAAGCTGATGAGGACGCGCTCAACGTTCTACTGAGTAAAGCAAAGAGTGAGCAGCGTAGTGATGATGCGCTGGCTGTTTCTGTTCGTCTTGCTGCTCTTGCAATCCATGCGCGCCAAAAAGAGCTAACGGCGACTGAAATTATTGAACTGCTGGATAAAGAGTCCACGCGTTTTGAAAACCAGTCTCATGAGCTGCACTAA
- a CDS encoding DUF5347 family protein yields the protein MGYKAENITVQMNAGQRANALNHISALRTMMYGDCGNELKRFISDMRNKRDQQFEQNNRALGALFFLANISKERHSVEYSELTSDEIAALIGAMNHFRAVVSLFPKKLTLPN from the coding sequence ATGGGTTACAAAGCTGAAAACATCACTGTTCAGATGAATGCCGGCCAGCGTGCCAATGCGCTGAATCATATATCAGCGCTGCGCACCATGATGTATGGCGATTGCGGTAATGAGTTAAAGCGTTTTATTAGCGATATGCGTAATAAACGCGATCAACAGTTTGAACAAAATAACCGTGCGCTGGGTGCGTTATTTTTCCTGGCGAATATCAGCAAAGAGCGTCACAGCGTTGAATATAGTGAGCTGACGAGTGACGAGATAGCAGCGCTGATTGGAGCAATGAATCACTTTCGTGCAGTCGTGAGCTTATTTCCCAAAAAGCTGACACTTCCAAATTAA
- a CDS encoding phage filamentation protein Fil family protein: MAFSIAPLLKRQSPSHAYGHGWIAGEQGRRWHPANSQAELLAVLSGNRKQKSWVTKLKTSLFR; this comes from the coding sequence ATGGCTTTTTCCATTGCACCACTTCTCAAACGACAAAGCCCGTCCCATGCATACGGTCACGGTTGGATCGCGGGTGAGCAGGGCAGGCGCTGGCATCCGGCAAACTCTCAGGCCGAGTTGCTGGCAGTTTTAAGCGGAAACAGGAAGCAAAAATCATGGGTTACAAAGCTGAAAACATCACTGTTCAGATGA
- a CDS encoding phage regulatory CII family protein, which produces MFDFRVSTHSHFDEACRAFSAKHNIIQLAKKAGLNPQTISNKLNPDQVHQLTVREMLILTDLTEDSTLVDGALAQLQCLPCVPVNEMAQENLPDYVLKATAEVGQLAAGVVSQEKLTPASRRSLVQNVHAGIRCLTLAALAVQARVQSNPALAGTADVLSGLGASIGMG; this is translated from the coding sequence ATGTTTGATTTTCGTGTTTCCACACATAGCCATTTTGATGAGGCGTGCCGGGCTTTTTCCGCAAAGCACAACATCATCCAGCTGGCTAAAAAGGCGGGACTTAATCCCCAAACGATTAGCAATAAGCTGAACCCCGATCAGGTGCACCAGCTTACTGTTCGCGAAATGCTGATTCTTACTGACCTCACTGAAGATTCAACGCTGGTCGATGGCGCGCTGGCACAACTGCAATGCCTGCCATGTGTTCCGGTGAATGAAATGGCGCAGGAAAATCTGCCCGATTATGTGCTCAAGGCAACCGCAGAAGTCGGACAGCTTGCCGCCGGTGTCGTCAGTCAGGAGAAACTAACGCCTGCAAGTCGTCGCAGCTTGGTCCAGAACGTCCATGCTGGGATTCGCTGTCTTACGTTAGCGGCTCTCGCAGTCCAGGCGCGTGTTCAATCAAACCCAGCATTGGCGGGAACGGCTGATGTGCTTAGTGGTCTTGGTGCATCTATCGGCATGGGGTGA
- a CDS encoding phage repressor protein CI → MERSTKDFTSRKAPALPVGGKDPIERIVQAYGFSSRQALCRHLDVSQSTMANRIMRGNFPADWVLICAMETGTSLEWLTYGRGDSNITNQDNPSTKIELKNITNGKFSSSNWVEYDEQLLQGEIHAPLLITFEKQTYLVDETEAEITDGLWLIEIDGLISVKELYRFPGGRIRVENGKASFECKAEEIRVLGKVVARTEYF, encoded by the coding sequence TTGGAAAGGTCAACGAAAGATTTTACGAGTCGTAAAGCTCCAGCTTTACCCGTGGGTGGTAAAGATCCCATTGAACGTATCGTTCAAGCATATGGTTTTTCATCGCGTCAGGCCCTGTGCCGCCACTTAGATGTGTCACAAAGCACAATGGCGAACCGCATAATGCGTGGGAATTTTCCTGCCGATTGGGTTCTGATTTGTGCGATGGAGACGGGTACGTCTTTGGAGTGGTTAACTTATGGGCGTGGGGATTCTAACATCACAAATCAGGATAACCCATCAACTAAAATCGAACTCAAAAACATCACAAATGGGAAGTTTTCGTCATCCAATTGGGTTGAGTATGATGAACAGCTTCTGCAAGGTGAAATTCACGCACCGTTGCTGATCACATTTGAGAAACAGACGTACTTGGTTGATGAAACTGAAGCCGAAATCACTGATGGTTTATGGCTGATTGAGATTGATGGGCTTATCAGTGTGAAAGAGCTTTATCGCTTTCCCGGTGGACGTATCCGCGTCGAGAACGGCAAAGCATCGTTCGAGTGCAAAGCAGAAGAGATCAGAGTGCTGGGGAAGGTCGTCGCTCGCACTGAATATTTTTAA
- a CDS encoding tyrosine-type recombinase/integrase — translation MAVSKLPSGKWQAQVFPSGRDGKRIRRQFATKGEALSYEKYVKEQAQDKPWLGEKADKRRVIELVELWFNTHGITLADGEKRRTTMAFACEAMGNPLATEFNAKIFASYREQRLSGKITRSTRVKTVTPRTVNLELAYFRAMFNELRRLDEWTAPNPLENVREFKISESEMAYLTIEEIRALLAECENSRSKDLTTIVKICLATGARWSEAEGLKGNQIRAGQIIYVKTKGKKNRAVPITEKLQAELPSSRKAQQLFATCYSAFRKAMQRAGIETPAGQLTHVLRHTFASHFMMNGGNILVLQRILGHTDIKVTMRYAHFAPDHLDDAKKLNPLTQFLVMETK, via the coding sequence ATGGCTGTTAGTAAATTACCCTCCGGCAAATGGCAGGCACAGGTTTTCCCCAGCGGACGTGACGGAAAGCGTATCCGTCGTCAGTTCGCGACAAAAGGGGAAGCTCTGTCGTATGAGAAATACGTAAAAGAACAGGCTCAGGATAAGCCTTGGCTGGGTGAAAAAGCGGATAAACGGCGGGTAATTGAGCTGGTTGAATTGTGGTTCAACACGCATGGCATTACGTTAGCGGATGGTGAGAAGCGGAGAACCACAATGGCGTTCGCCTGCGAGGCGATGGGAAACCCACTCGCAACCGAGTTTAACGCGAAAATTTTTGCGTCTTATCGGGAGCAGCGGTTAAGCGGGAAGATAACCCGCTCCACCCGAGTGAAGACGGTAACGCCTCGCACGGTCAATTTGGAGCTGGCGTACTTTCGGGCGATGTTTAACGAGTTACGCCGATTGGATGAATGGACCGCACCGAACCCGTTAGAAAACGTGCGCGAGTTTAAAATCAGTGAATCGGAGATGGCTTATCTTACCATTGAGGAAATAAGAGCCCTCCTCGCTGAATGTGAGAATAGCCGTTCTAAAGATCTGACTACCATTGTGAAAATCTGCCTGGCAACTGGCGCACGATGGAGTGAGGCTGAAGGCTTAAAGGGGAACCAAATTCGCGCCGGTCAGATCATCTACGTGAAAACTAAAGGCAAGAAAAACCGAGCGGTGCCGATAACTGAAAAATTACAGGCTGAACTGCCATCGAGCAGGAAAGCGCAACAGCTTTTTGCGACGTGCTATTCAGCTTTTAGAAAAGCTATGCAGAGGGCGGGTATCGAGACTCCTGCGGGCCAGTTGACGCATGTTTTGCGCCACACATTCGCCTCACACTTCATGATGAATGGTGGAAATATTCTTGTGCTTCAACGGATATTGGGCCATACAGATATCAAGGTAACAATGCGCTATGCACATTTTGCACCTGATCATTTGGATGATGCAAAAAAACTGAACCCTTTAACTCAATTTTTAGTGATGGAAACGAAATAA
- a CDS encoding MBL fold metallo-hydrolase, with protein sequence MNRFIAIKVGKGDAFYLENKNTRFLVDGGASRKKLPPLLYSASTSNDVDILVCTHSDEDHVNGLIGYFESNRSCEEVWLPGSWTSRLEDMINEPRDFIKELIDNISDLDDDFLIHDAKTLENIGNIISKMNPTEDKKSEDDSETPSPILPYINTEVRIETSSLQDEQILDEIKQNEEDNEKLKESEESEESEESEESEESEESEESEESEHEKGKDYLIKKTTIDSSMKLISSLKIHFHIKKQPTNNFLWSK encoded by the coding sequence ATGAACAGATTTATTGCAATTAAGGTTGGAAAAGGGGATGCATTTTACTTAGAAAATAAGAATACAAGATTTTTAGTTGACGGCGGTGCAAGTAGAAAGAAACTCCCACCACTGTTATATTCAGCATCAACATCAAATGATGTCGATATTTTAGTATGTACGCATAGTGATGAAGACCATGTAAATGGACTAATTGGTTATTTTGAAAGTAATAGATCGTGTGAAGAGGTGTGGTTACCCGGTAGTTGGACCTCTCGTCTCGAAGACATGATAAATGAACCAAGGGATTTTATTAAAGAACTTATTGATAATATTTCTGACCTAGATGATGATTTTTTAATACACGACGCAAAGACTCTTGAAAATATTGGAAACATTATTTCCAAAATGAATCCCACCGAAGATAAAAAATCAGAAGATGATAGTGAAACCCCCTCTCCTATATTACCTTATATTAACACTGAAGTTAGAATTGAAACAAGCTCTCTTCAAGATGAACAAATACTTGATGAAATAAAACAAAATGAAGAAGATAACGAAAAACTAAAGGAATCAGAGGAATCAGAGGAATCAGAGGAATCAGAGGAATCAGAGGAATCAGAGGAATCAGAGGAATCAGAGGAATCAGAACATGAAAAAGGAAAAGATTATTTAATCAAAAAAACCACGATCGATTCATCAATGAAACTCATCTCATCCCTAAAAATCCATTTTCACATAAAAAAACAACCAACAAACAATTTCCTTTGGTCGAAATGA